TGCCCTGCTCGGTGCCGGTGCCAGCTCCGATGCGCACCATATCTCGGCGCCAGAGCCCGGCGGCAAGGGCGCCTTGCAGGCCATGCGCAAGGCGCTGGACAATGCCTGCCTGCAACCACAAGACATCGACTACCTGAACCTGCACGGCACCGCCACCCGGCACAACGACGCCATGGAAAGCCTGGCCGTGCATGAACTGTTTGGCAGCCAGCTGGCCTGCTCGTCGAGCAAGCCGATGACCGGCCACACCCTGGGCGCCGCCGGTGCACTGGAAGCGGCGTTCTGCTGGCTGAGCCTGGCCGCCGGCAATACCGAAGGGCGCCTGCCGCCGCATGTCTGGGATGGCGTCGATGACCCGCAGTTGCCAGCCCTGAACCTGGCCGATGCCAGCCAGCGCCTGCCGGCCAGCGGCCCGCGACGCCTGATGAGCAACTCGTTCGCCTTCGGTGGCAACAATGTCAGCCTGATTCTCGGAGACACCCCATGATCACCTGGCCACTGGCCGAACTGCTGCCGCACGCCGGCGACATGATCCTTATCGATCAGGTCGAGTCGTTCGATGAAGAGCAGATCCATACCCACCTGACCGTACGCCCCGGCGGCCTGTTCAACCGCGCCGACGGCAGCCTGCCGGCCTGGGTCGGCATCGAGCTGATGGCCCAGAGCGTGGCCGCCTATGCCGGTTGCCGCGCGCGCCAGCAAGGCCAGCCGGTGGAGCTGGGCTTTTTGCTCGGCACGCGTAAATTCGAATGCAATGTCGAACATTTCCCTGCCGGTGCCCACTTGCGCATCCATGCCCTGCGCTCGCTCGAAGACGACAACGGCATGGGCGTGTTCGAGTGTCACCTGCGCGGCCCGGGCATCCATGCCATGGCCCGTTTGAACGTTTTTCGCCCGCCGCAGGTGGCCAGCTACCTGGCCGAAGCGGGCCCTGAGGAGTCCCCCCATGACTGACACCATCCTGGTCACCGGTTCCAGCCGTGGCATTGGCCGGGCCATTGCCCTGCGCCTGGCGCACGCCGGTTTCGACCTGGTCCTGCATTGCCGAAACGGGCGCAGTGAAGCCGACGCCGTTGCCGCAGAAGTCCGGGGCCTGGGCCAGCAAGCCCGCGTGCTGCAGTTCGACGTCGCCGACCGCGCCGCCTGCGCGGCCATCCTCACTGATGACGTAGAAACCCACGGCGCCTACTACGGTGTGGTCTGCAACGCCGGCCTGACCCGCGACGGCGCCTTCCCGGCGCTGACCGAAGACGACTGGGACCAGGTGCTGCGCACCAACCTCGACGGTTTCTACAACGTCCTGCACCCACTGATGATGCCGATGATCCGCCGGCGCAAAGCCGGGCGTATCGTCTGCATCACCTCGGTGTCGGGCATGATCGGCAACCGTGGCCAGGTCAACTACAGCGCCTCCAAGGCCGGCGTCATCGGCGCCGCCAAGGCCCTGGCAATCGAGCTGGGCAAGCGCAAGATCACCGTCAACTGCGTTGCCCCGGGGTTGATCGATACCGCCATGCTCGACGAGCACGTACCGGTTGAAGAGCTGCTGAAGATGATCCCGGCACAACGCATGGGCACCCCGGAAGAAGTCGCCAGCGCGGTGAACTTCCTGATGTCGGCCGAAGCCGCCTACATTACCCGTCAGGTGCTGGCGGTCAACGGAGGCCTGTGCTGATGAAACGTGTGGTCGTCACCGGCATGGCCGGTATCACCTCGCTGGGCAGCGACTGGCAGACCATTGCCGGCAACTTCGCCAGCAACCGCAGCGGCATTCGCCGCATGGATGAATGGGACCGTTTCGAGGAGCTCAATACGCGCCTGGCCGGCCCCATCGACGATTTCAAGGTGCCGAGCGGCTGGACCCGCAAGCAGCTGCGCAGCATGGGTCGGGTCTCGCGCCTGGCCGTGGCGGCAGCGCAGAACGCCCTGCGCGACGCCGGCCTGCTCGACGACCCGTCGATCCGCGACGGGCGCATGGGCGTGGCCTGCGGCTCGTCCACCGGCAGTACCGACGAGATCAAGGCGTTCGGCAACATGCTGCTCAACTCGGTGGCCGAAGGCCTCAACGCCAACTCCTACGTGCGCATGATGCCGCACACCACCGCAGCCAATATCAGTATCTTCTTCGGCCTCACCGGGCGCCTGATCCCGACCTCCAGCGCCTGCACCAGCGGCAGCCAGGGCATCGGCTATGCCTATGAAGCGATCAAGTTCGGCCGCCTGCCGCTGATGCTCGCCGGCGGCGCCGAAGAGCTGTGCCCGACCGAGGCGATGGTCTTCGACGCGCTGTACGCCACCAGCCTCAAGAACGACACCCCGCACAAGAGCCCGAGCCCCTACGACAGCGGTCGCGATGGCCTGGTGATCGGCGAAGGCGGCGGCATGCTGGTGCTCGAAGAGCTCGAGCACGCCCTGGCCCGGGGCGCGCACATTTATGCCGAGATCGTCGGCTTTGGCAGCAACGCCGACGGCCAGCACACCACCCGCCCGGAGCAGGCGACCATGCGCCGGGCCATGGAGCTGGCGCTGGAAGACGCAAACCTCACGCCGGCTGCCATTGGCTACGTCAACGGCCACGGCACCGCCACCGAGCAGGGCGACATCGCCGAAACCCTGGCCACCAGCAGCCTTTTCGGCCCGCGCATGCCGATCAGCTCGCAAAAAAGCTTCCTCGGCCACACCCTCGGTGCTTGCGGCGCGCTGGAGTCCTGGTTCAGCATCGAGATGATGAACAGCGACCGCTATGTGCACACCCTCAACCTTGAGCACATCGACCCGCGCTGCGGCGAGCTGGACTACCTGTGCGGCGAGTTTCGCAGCATGAGTCACGACTACGTGATGAACAACAACTTCGCCTTTGGCGGGGTCAACACCTCGCTGATTTTCCGTCGCTGGACCTGACCTCAAACCTGCTGGAGAGAAAGGAATGTCTTCATTGATTCGCGCCGCTGTCCTCGGCCTGGCCCTGGCGGGCCTGGCTGGCTGTACCTCAAAGCCGGTACTGACCCCGCAAGAGCAACTTGTGGTCGGCCACAACTACAGCCACGAGCAAGTGCAGCAGGCCATCCTCAAGGCCGTCGCCGAGCGCGGCTGGACCGCACGCACGGTCAGCCCGAACCTGATCCAGGCCGACATCCTGGTGCGCAATACCTTCTATGCCGCCATCGACATCCGCTACAGCGTCAGCAACTTTCGCATCAACTACCGCGACAGCCGCGAGCTGGGTTACAAGAACGGCAAGATTCACCGTAATTACAACCGTTGGGTGAACAACCTCGACAAAAGCATCCTGCAAGAGCTGAACAGGATGGAAGCGCAAAACATGGTGCAACGCGCCATCAACGAACAGCACTCGAACACTGTCAAATAATCAAGGAACGACACAATGCGTCTGAAAACCTGGACCGCCACCGCCACTTTGCTGCTCTGCGCCCTGCCCGGCCTGAGCCAGGCTCGCGACACCACTCACTACCTGCCGTTCGAGAAAGTCGTGGCGCAGATGACCGCCGAGAACAAGCTCGACGGTTCGGTGAAGTTCTACCTGGCCGGCGTGCAGCCAAAAGGCAAGGTCACCGTGGTCAGCCCGGCGGCGATCACCAACAAGAAGACCAACGCTTTCAACAAGTCTGATGAAGCGGCCTGCGAATGGGCCCTGCAATCGGCGCTGCTGACCATGCAGGACGCCGCGCGCAAGGTCGGCGCCAACGCCGTGACCAACATCAGCAGCTACTACAAGCGCAACGAGCGCAAGGACGCCACCACCTACGAATGCCACGCCGGCGCAGTCATGGCGGGCGTTGCACTGAAGGGCGACCTGGCCAAGGTCCAGTAACTCAGCTGCGTTACAGGGCTTGCCGGGTCAACAGCTCGGCAAACGCCCTGGCCATCGCCGACGGCGCAGCGCGGCGCTGCACCAGCCACACCGCCGTCACCGCGTCGTCGTCAAGCAAGGTCCGGTACACCACGCCATCGATACGCATGCGCTGGAACGAAGCCGGCAACACCGATACCCCCAACCCCGCAGCCACCAGGCCGATGATGGTCATCGCCTCCCCCGCCTCCTGGGCAAAATGCGGACTGAACCCGGCCTGACGCGCCAGGCTCAGCAGTTGCGCATGCAAGCCACTGCCGTAGCTACGCGGAAAAAACACAAAGGGTTCGTGGGCCAGCTCGGCCATATGCACCCCGGCTTCGCTGCCCTCGGCCAACGGGTGAGCGGCATTGATCACCGCCACCAGCGGCTCGCGAAACAGCTCGACGGCATTCAGGCTCTCGGGCAACGCCAACGGCCGCATCAGGCCGACTTCGATCGACTCGTCGAGCAAGGCATCGGCCACGTCGCGGCTGCTCATCTCCTTGAGGTTCAGGTGCACGGCCGGGAAGCGCTGGCGAAAGGCGTGAATGGCCTTGGGAATGCTCGAATTGAACGGCGCCGACGAAGTGAAGCCGATCTTCATCTCGCCCAGCTCGCCCAATTGCGCGCGCCGGGCGACATCGGCGGCCTTGTCGACCTGCGCCAGCACCAGCCGCGCCTCTTCAAGGAATAGCCGCCCGGCCTCGCTGAGCTCGACCCGACGATTG
This portion of the Pseudomonas sp. SORT22 genome encodes:
- a CDS encoding hotdog family protein; protein product: MITWPLAELLPHAGDMILIDQVESFDEEQIHTHLTVRPGGLFNRADGSLPAWVGIELMAQSVAAYAGCRARQQGQPVELGFLLGTRKFECNVEHFPAGAHLRIHALRSLEDDNGMGVFECHLRGPGIHAMARLNVFRPPQVASYLAEAGPEESPHD
- the fabG gene encoding 3-oxoacyl-ACP reductase FabG gives rise to the protein MTDTILVTGSSRGIGRAIALRLAHAGFDLVLHCRNGRSEADAVAAEVRGLGQQARVLQFDVADRAACAAILTDDVETHGAYYGVVCNAGLTRDGAFPALTEDDWDQVLRTNLDGFYNVLHPLMMPMIRRRKAGRIVCITSVSGMIGNRGQVNYSASKAGVIGAAKALAIELGKRKITVNCVAPGLIDTAMLDEHVPVEELLKMIPAQRMGTPEEVASAVNFLMSAEAAYITRQVLAVNGGLC
- a CDS encoding beta-ketoacyl-ACP synthase translates to MKRVVVTGMAGITSLGSDWQTIAGNFASNRSGIRRMDEWDRFEELNTRLAGPIDDFKVPSGWTRKQLRSMGRVSRLAVAAAQNALRDAGLLDDPSIRDGRMGVACGSSTGSTDEIKAFGNMLLNSVAEGLNANSYVRMMPHTTAANISIFFGLTGRLIPTSSACTSGSQGIGYAYEAIKFGRLPLMLAGGAEELCPTEAMVFDALYATSLKNDTPHKSPSPYDSGRDGLVIGEGGGMLVLEELEHALARGAHIYAEIVGFGSNADGQHTTRPEQATMRRAMELALEDANLTPAAIGYVNGHGTATEQGDIAETLATSSLFGPRMPISSQKSFLGHTLGACGALESWFSIEMMNSDRYVHTLNLEHIDPRCGELDYLCGEFRSMSHDYVMNNNFAFGGVNTSLIFRRWT
- a CDS encoding LysR family transcriptional regulator; translation: MELRHLRYFIAVAEELHFGRAAQNLGISQPPLSQQIQALEQELGARLFERTNRRVELSEAGRLFLEEARLVLAQVDKAADVARRAQLGELGEMKIGFTSSAPFNSSIPKAIHAFRQRFPAVHLNLKEMSSRDVADALLDESIEVGLMRPLALPESLNAVELFREPLVAVINAAHPLAEGSEAGVHMAELAHEPFVFFPRSYGSGLHAQLLSLARQAGFSPHFAQEAGEAMTIIGLVAAGLGVSVLPASFQRMRIDGVVYRTLLDDDAVTAVWLVQRRAAPSAMARAFAELLTRQAL